Proteins encoded together in one Entelurus aequoreus isolate RoL-2023_Sb linkage group LG20, RoL_Eaeq_v1.1, whole genome shotgun sequence window:
- the LOC133635693 gene encoding CCN family member 2-like, producing MSVETLATFCLLLLIISSTVAQDCPQPCACPADHPPCPVGTSLVLDGCGCCKVCARQFGEPCTSLEPCDHHKELYCDYALLSDTDTGICMAQDGQPCDLGGVIYHSGESFQPSCKHQCVCMNGEIGCVATCPSKVRVPSPDCPYPRSIQIPGKCCEEWVCDHTPQDYHYQSVMGEPSQVHPLPSLQPISGITEVSLPALQTESPRDNCIVQTTEWSECSATCGMGVSSRITNDNHRCQLERQTRICIIRTCNSQQEKEIKRGKKCVRTPKTQTGMRFELSGCYTTRTYKPKFCGVCTDNRCCSPHTTITAEVKFRCPEGDVFKKKMMFIKTCSCHYDCPRPNDIFLASNTRRMIGDYDHSM from the exons ACAGTGGCCCAGGATTGCCCCCAACCTTGTGCCTGCCCTGCAGACCACCCTCCCTGCCCAGTAGGAACCAGCTTGGTGCTGGATGGATGTGGTTGCTGTAAAGTGTGTGCCAGGCAGTTTGGCGAGCCCTGCACCTCGTTGGAGCCCTGTGACCACCACAAGGAGCTCTACTGTGACTACGCACTGCTGAGTGACACTGACACTGGCATCTGCATGG CTCAAGATGGTCAACCATGTGATCTGGGTGGCGTCATCTACCACAGTGGAGAGTCCTTCCAACCCAGCTGTAAACACCAATGCGTATGCATGAACGGCGAGATTGGTTGCGTGGCCACATGTCCCAGTAAGGTCCGGGTGCCCTCCCCTGATTGTCCATACCCTCGCTCCATCCAAATTCCAGGAAAGTGCTGTGAAGAGTGGGTGTGTGACCATACGCCACAAGACTACCACTACCAGTCAGTGATGGGCG AGCCTTCTCAGGTCCATCCTCTACCCTCCTTACAGCCAATCTCAGGCATCACTGAAGTGTCCCTTCCTGCGCTACAAACGGAGAGTCCCAGAGATAACTGTATAGTCCAAACAACGGAGTGGAGTGAGTGCTCTGCCACATGTGGCATGGGGGTGTCATCCCGCATCACCAACGATAACCATCGCTGTCAGCTGGAAAGACAGACCAGAATATGTATAATCAGAACCTGCAACAGCCAGCAGGAGAAAGAAATTAAG AGGGGTAAAAAATGTGTGCGCACACCGAAGACACAAACAGGGATGCGGTTCGAACTGTCAGGATGCTACACCACCAGAACATACAAACCAAAGTTCTGCGGTGTTTGTACGGACAACCGATGCTGCTCACCACACACCACCATCACTGCCGAGGTGAAGTTCCGATGCCCGGAGGGAGACGTCTTTAAGAAAAAAATGATGTTTATAAAGACTTGCTCCTGCCACTATGACTGCCCACGACCCAACGACATCTTTCTTGCGTCCAACACGCGGAGGATGATCGGAGACTACGACCACAGTATGTGA